Proteins from one Triticum aestivum cultivar Chinese Spring chromosome 7A, IWGSC CS RefSeq v2.1, whole genome shotgun sequence genomic window:
- the LOC123152335 gene encoding uncharacterized protein isoform X1, with product MALRTVASRTRSAALHLAAPAPRFSPPAKGFSTPAAPRAVFGKTSSLAYSSWSAGSSFANTAVQQALVYPSPATSAGSSLVSTARVQQARCYSAGALVIDEETVQALVTGVAKCNSVASKCLAEIQTVQDLQIITLVVILSGVVGAWYVGQQVIDRGSEILGQLQKHAPEILGGVCDEMVYQLKIPFFGSGRRLVLQDYWFNDPEKSLTRYEQRMRREAARLEMDRLRLEEFNRAQEEKKREAAQMYEQSLARKQINDLLLKDKLREERIKQLTGQ from the exons ATGGCGCTTCGCACGGTCGCGTCGAGGACGAGGAGCGCCGCTCTCCATCTGGCAGCGCCGGCGCCGCGGTTCTCGCCGCCGGCGAAGGGCTTCTCTACCCCGGCCGCCCCACGCGCCGTCTTCGGCAAGACCTCG TCACTTGCCTACTCAAGCTGGAGTGCCGGAAGCAGCTTTGCCAACACTGCTGTTCAGCAG GCACTTGTGTACCCAAGCCCAGCCACCAGTGCGGGAAGCAGCCTCGTTAGCACTGCTCGTGTTCAGCAG GCACGTTGCTACTCAGCTGGTGCCCTGGTGATCGACGAGGAGACTGTCCAGGCTCTAGTCACCGGGGTGGCCAAGTGTAATTCAGTGGCAAGCAAGTGCCTTGCGGAGATCCAGACGGTGCAAGATCTGCAAATCATCACGCTTGTTGTCATTTTGTCTGGGGTTGTGGGGGCCTGGTATGTCGGACAGCAAGTAATTGATCGGGGGTCAGAGATCCTGGGGCAGCTGCAAAAGCATGCCCCGGAAATCTTGGGGGGCGTCTGCGATGAGATGGTGTACCAGTTGAAGATACCGTTCTTTGGCAGTGGAAGGCGCCTCGTCTTGCAAGATTATTGGTTCAACGACCCCGAGAAGTCGCTGACGAGGTACGAGCAGAGGATGAGGCGTGAGGCTGCGAGGCTAGAGATGGACCGGCTTCGACTCGAGGAGTTCAACCGCGCCCAGGAGGAGAAGAAGCGCGAGGCTGCGCAGATGTACGAgcagtccttggc